One stretch of Thalassovita sp. DNA includes these proteins:
- the tyrS gene encoding tyrosine--tRNA ligase, whose product MTYHPKSDFMRVMMERGFIADCTDYQALDEALCAGVVPTYIGYDATAKSLHVGHLLNIMMLRWLQKTGHKPITLMGGGTTKVGDPSFRADERPLLTPEAIDANIDGMKQVFAKYLSYGDGDTDAVMLNNAEWLDNLNYLEFLRDIGRHFSVNRMLSFESVKSRLDREQSLSFLEFNYMILQAYDFLELNRRYGCLLQMGGSDQWGNIINGIDLTRRVLENEIFGLTSPLLTTSDGRKMGKSQGGAIWLNGDMLSPYEFWQFWRNTTDADVGRFLKLYTELPVEECERLGALAGQEINDAKVVLANEVTTLCHGAEAAAAAEATAREVFEKGGVGDDLPTLELSAADLGDGISIVQLIVKSGLAKSGKDAKRLIKENGAKLDDENLTDAGLMVDAAKLAQPIKLSAGKKRHALVKLAD is encoded by the coding sequence ATGACCTACCACCCCAAATCGGATTTCATGCGTGTCATGATGGAGCGCGGCTTTATCGCTGACTGCACCGATTATCAGGCACTTGACGAAGCGCTCTGCGCAGGGGTGGTGCCCACCTATATCGGCTATGACGCCACGGCAAAGTCACTGCACGTGGGTCATTTGCTGAACATCATGATGTTGCGCTGGCTGCAAAAGACCGGCCATAAACCGATCACGCTGATGGGCGGTGGGACCACCAAGGTGGGCGACCCGTCGTTCCGCGCGGATGAACGCCCGCTGCTGACGCCAGAGGCGATTGACGCCAACATCGACGGCATGAAGCAGGTGTTTGCCAAATACCTCAGCTACGGTGACGGCGACACAGACGCGGTGATGCTGAACAACGCCGAGTGGCTGGATAACCTCAACTACCTTGAGTTCCTGCGCGACATTGGCCGCCACTTCTCAGTCAACCGCATGCTGAGTTTTGAATCGGTGAAATCGCGTCTGGACCGTGAACAATCGCTGAGCTTCCTTGAGTTCAACTACATGATCCTGCAGGCCTATGACTTCCTGGAGCTGAACCGCCGCTACGGCTGCCTGCTGCAGATGGGCGGCTCGGACCAATGGGGCAACATCATCAACGGCATCGACCTGACCCGTCGCGTGCTGGAAAATGAGATTTTTGGCCTGACCTCACCCCTGCTGACCACCTCGGATGGGCGCAAAATGGGCAAATCCCAAGGCGGCGCGATCTGGCTCAATGGCGATATGCTCAGCCCTTATGAGTTCTGGCAGTTCTGGCGCAACACCACTGACGCCGACGTCGGCCGCTTCCTGAAGCTCTACACCGAACTGCCGGTCGAGGAATGCGAACGCCTCGGCGCGCTGGCAGGTCAGGAGATCAACGACGCCAAGGTGGTGCTTGCCAATGAGGTGACCACCCTGTGCCACGGCGCAGAAGCTGCAGCCGCTGCCGAAGCAACCGCACGTGAGGTCTTTGAAAAAGGCGGTGTCGGTGATGACCTGCCCACGCTGGAGCTCTCCGCCGCGGATCTGGGCGATGGCATCTCCATCGTGCAGCTGATCGTGAAATCGGGCCTTGCCAAATCCGGCAAAGACGCCAAACGCCTGATCAAGGAAAACGGCGCCAAGCTGGACGATGAAAACCTGACCGATGCAGGCTTGATGGTCGACGCCGCCAAACTTGCGCAGCCGATCAAGCTCTCCGCCGGTAAGAAACGCCACGCACTGGTGAAACTGGCCGACTAA
- a CDS encoding anhydro-N-acetylmuramic acid kinase — MQEQAKDAPIWALGAMSGTSLDGVDAAMLQSDGHAILGFGDSGYRAYSDAEQAVLRTGLGRWPGEAGVAEVAELCVQAHAELLAGFEGAALVGFHGQTLAHDPGGRGTHQVGDGAALAARLGLPVAWDFRSADVRLGGQGAPLAPFFHFACAKWIGATAPLCFLNLGGVGNITWVDPRKSSPEEPGALLAFDTGPANAPINDLMQERRGLSYDKDGALAAQGEVVDGALELFLDDAYFPKIPPKSLDRDAFADMLDLVRELGDADAAATMTGMAATAVMLALDHCPTKPSQILVTGGGRHNPVMMQMLQAGIDCPVKPVEAVGLDGDMLEAQAFAYLAIRVAKGLPTSSPETTGVSALVGGGTVSHPG, encoded by the coding sequence ATGCAGGAGCAGGCAAAAGACGCGCCGATCTGGGCGCTGGGGGCGATGTCAGGCACGTCATTGGACGGTGTGGATGCGGCGATGTTGCAAAGCGACGGCCATGCGATCCTGGGTTTTGGCGACAGTGGTTATCGCGCCTACTCCGATGCGGAGCAGGCGGTTCTGCGCACAGGGCTAGGGCGCTGGCCCGGGGAGGCCGGCGTTGCGGAGGTGGCGGAGCTCTGTGTGCAGGCCCATGCTGAATTGCTGGCCGGGTTTGAGGGCGCCGCTTTGGTGGGCTTTCACGGTCAGACCCTGGCCCATGACCCCGGCGGGCGTGGCACCCATCAGGTGGGCGATGGTGCAGCATTGGCGGCGCGTCTGGGGCTGCCGGTGGCCTGGGATTTCCGCTCGGCCGATGTGCGTCTGGGCGGGCAGGGCGCGCCGCTGGCGCCGTTTTTCCATTTCGCCTGCGCCAAGTGGATCGGGGCGACGGCGCCTTTGTGTTTTCTCAATCTCGGCGGCGTCGGCAACATCACATGGGTTGATCCGCGCAAATCCTCCCCGGAGGAACCCGGCGCGCTGCTGGCCTTTGACACCGGCCCGGCCAACGCGCCGATCAATGATCTGATGCAAGAGCGGCGCGGCCTGTCCTATGACAAGGACGGCGCTTTGGCGGCGCAGGGCGAAGTGGTTGATGGCGCGTTGGAGCTGTTTCTGGATGATGCCTATTTCCCCAAGATCCCACCAAAGTCGCTGGATCGCGATGCCTTTGCCGACATGCTGGATCTGGTGCGGGAGCTGGGTGATGCGGATGCGGCGGCGACGATGACCGGCATGGCCGCCACGGCAGTGATGCTGGCGCTGGATCATTGCCCCACCAAGCCGTCACAGATCCTGGTGACGGGTGGTGGGCGGCACAATCCGGTGATGATGCAGATGTTGCAGGCTGGGATCGATTGCCCGGTCAAACCGGTTGAAGCTGTCGGGCTGGACGGTGATATGCTGGAGGCGCAGGCCTTTGCCTATCTGGCGATCCGCGTCGCCAAAGGATTGCCGACCTCCAGCCCCGAAACCACCGGCGTCTCGGCGCTTGTTGGGGGCGGCACGGTCAGCCACCCAGGCTGA
- a CDS encoding radical SAM protein, whose translation MKDSQTVVANEGKFIDPRLTADGQARAHVALSNPDTLWFNTGTLCNITCANCYILSSPKNDALVYLTVAEVEDYLNQLEERRWNVREIAFTGGEPFMNPDMLAMTEAALRRGYEVLILTNAMMPMMRKRVREGLVRLNTTFPGKLTLRISLDHWDVEAHDAERGNGAFEKSLTGMDFLRDNNVQMAIAGRALWHESDAAARAGYAAIFKARGYKIDADNPAQCVLFPEMDMSAEVPEITEACWGILNKSPDSVMCASSRMVVKRKGAASPTVLSCTLLPYDEQFEMGTTLAEAEADVALNHPHCAKFCVLGGASCSG comes from the coding sequence ATGAAGGATTCCCAAACGGTTGTCGCCAATGAAGGCAAATTCATTGACCCCCGGCTGACCGCTGACGGGCAGGCCCGCGCCCATGTTGCCCTGTCCAACCCCGATACGCTGTGGTTCAACACCGGTACGCTGTGCAACATCACCTGCGCCAATTGCTACATCCTCAGTTCGCCCAAAAATGACGCGCTGGTCTATCTGACCGTGGCCGAGGTTGAGGATTACCTGAACCAGCTGGAAGAGCGGCGCTGGAATGTGCGCGAAATTGCCTTCACCGGTGGCGAGCCGTTTATGAACCCCGATATGCTGGCAATGACCGAAGCGGCCCTGCGCCGGGGCTATGAGGTATTGATCCTCACCAATGCGATGATGCCGATGATGCGGAAACGCGTGCGCGAAGGTCTGGTGCGGCTGAACACCACCTTCCCTGGCAAGCTGACCTTGCGGATTTCGCTGGATCACTGGGATGTGGAGGCGCATGACGCCGAACGCGGCAATGGCGCCTTTGAGAAATCCCTGACCGGCATGGATTTCCTGCGGGACAACAATGTGCAGATGGCCATTGCTGGTCGGGCGCTCTGGCATGAAAGCGATGCCGCCGCCCGCGCAGGCTATGCCGCGATCTTCAAGGCACGCGGCTATAAGATCGATGCGGACAATCCGGCCCAATGTGTGTTGTTTCCCGAAATGGACATGAGCGCCGAAGTGCCCGAAATCACCGAGGCCTGCTGGGGCATCCTGAACAAATCGCCCGACAGCGTGATGTGCGCCTCCTCCCGCATGGTGGTGAAACGCAAAGGCGCCGCCAGCCCCACGGTGTTAAGCTGCACCCTGCTGCCCTATGACGAACAGTTTGAAATGGGCACCACCCTGGCCGAGGCTGAGGCAGACGTTGCCCTGAACCACCCCCATTGCGCCAAGTTCTGCGTCTTGGGCGGCGCCAGCTGTTCTGGTTGA